One stretch of Candidatus Thermoplasmatota archaeon DNA includes these proteins:
- a CDS encoding low specificity L-threonine aldolase gives MTRFDGFGSDNHAGVHPNILSALHAANTGYAVAYGDDPYTERAIKKLKKILGQKADIFFVYNGTAANILGLKNVTQSFQSVLCAETAHLNVHECCGPEHFIGCKLTIVPTPDGKLTVDLLKPYLVEHDDVHMAQPHVVSITQATEQGTVYTSNEIKTLADFIHSKGMILHMDGARLSNAAAFLQTSLAEISGDAGVDVLSFGGTKNGLMFGEAVIFFQKNFAQNFGYIRKQGMQLASKMRFIAVQFDALMTDNLWLHNATHANKMAQLLGEKLAEIPSVKITQKIQANMVFAVLPKKIITVLQKKYFFHMFNSRTSEIRFVCSFQTKEDDVMRLVQTVHALIKKGNCSTL, from the coding sequence ATGACTCGATTTGATGGTTTTGGAAGCGATAATCACGCAGGAGTTCATCCCAATATTCTATCAGCTCTGCATGCTGCAAATACCGGATACGCAGTTGCTTATGGTGATGATCCTTATACTGAGAGGGCAATAAAAAAATTAAAAAAAATTTTGGGACAAAAAGCTGATATCTTTTTTGTGTACAATGGAACCGCAGCAAACATTCTAGGATTAAAAAATGTAACACAATCCTTTCAGAGTGTTCTATGCGCGGAAACCGCACATCTTAACGTTCATGAATGTTGTGGTCCTGAACATTTCATTGGTTGTAAACTTACGATTGTTCCTACACCTGATGGAAAACTCACCGTCGATCTACTAAAACCTTATCTGGTTGAGCATGATGATGTCCATATGGCGCAACCTCATGTTGTTTCGATAACTCAGGCAACAGAACAAGGAACTGTGTATACATCTAATGAGATCAAAACACTCGCTGATTTTATCCATTCAAAAGGGATGATTCTTCATATGGATGGGGCACGACTTAGTAACGCTGCTGCTTTTTTACAAACGTCGCTTGCTGAAATTTCTGGTGATGCTGGTGTAGATGTCCTTTCTTTTGGCGGCACGAAAAATGGCCTAATGTTTGGTGAAGCTGTCATTTTTTTTCAAAAAAATTTCGCTCAAAATTTTGGATATATCCGAAAGCAAGGTATGCAACTTGCTTCAAAAATGAGGTTCATCGCTGTTCAATTTGATGCACTCATGACCGATAATCTCTGGTTGCACAATGCGACACATGCAAACAAGATGGCACAACTTCTTGGAGAAAAATTAGCTGAAATTCCCTCTGTAAAAATCACCCAGAAAATTCAAGCAAATATGGTCTTTGCAGTGCTTCCAAAGAAAATCATAACCGTATTACAAAAAAAATATTTTTTCCATATGTTCAACAGCAGAACATCAGAGATCCGCTTTGTCTGTTCATTTCAGACCAAAGAAGATGATGTAATGCGTCTTGTACAAACAGTCCATGCTTTAATTAAAAAAGGTAATTGCTCTACTTTATGA
- a CDS encoding Hsp20/alpha crystallin family protein, which produces MAIIGKKDKLAIQPTEGKTREISDRRPYDLWAEMDKLFEQFRSNFDDLFWRPHTSLWSSGSNQRLPMMDVADLGDKYEMKLELPGIPKDKINIDVSPTGIEISAQHETSHEDKNKNWLRRERSSMSFYRNVEFPEEVKTDTVEAELKDGVLHLSIPKMEPKPEYKTTKVKIK; this is translated from the coding sequence ATGGCAATAATTGGAAAAAAAGACAAATTAGCTATTCAACCAACAGAAGGAAAAACACGTGAAATTAGTGATCGAAGACCATATGATCTTTGGGCAGAAATGGACAAACTCTTCGAACAATTCCGCAGCAATTTCGACGACCTCTTCTGGAGACCTCATACTAGCCTATGGAGTTCAGGAAGTAACCAGCGACTACCTATGATGGACGTTGCAGATCTTGGCGATAAATATGAAATGAAATTAGAATTACCTGGAATACCTAAAGACAAAATCAATATTGATGTTTCTCCAACAGGAATTGAAATCTCAGCCCAGCATGAAACAAGTCACGAAGATAAAAACAAAAACTGGCTCAGACGTGAACGCAGTAGCATGAGTTTCTATAGAAACGTTGAGTTCCCAGAAGAAGTAAAAACTGATACTGTCGAAGCCGAACTAAAAGACGGGGTACTCCACTTATCTATTCCAAAGATGGAACCCAAACCCGAATATAAAACAACAAAGGTAAAAATAAAGTAA